One Silurus meridionalis isolate SWU-2019-XX chromosome 10, ASM1480568v1, whole genome shotgun sequence genomic window carries:
- the LOC124392910 gene encoding complexin-1 → MNFVMKQALGGATKDMGKMLGEKEEKDPDAEKKEEERQEALRQQEEERKAKYAKMEAERESIRQGIRDKYGIKKKEEKEAEAQAAMEQASEGSLTRPKKAVPTGCGDDEDEEESIVDTVMKFLPGSLVDMFNKK, encoded by the exons GGGCGACCAAAGACATGGGCAAAATGCTGggagaaaaggaagagaaggacCCTGATGCCGAGAAGAAGGAAGAGGAAAGACAAGAGGCTCTCCGACAGcaagaagaagagaggaaggCTAAATATGCAAAAATGGAAGCAGAGAGGGAATCAATCCGACAGGGCATCAGGGATAAA TATGGCataaagaagaaggaggagaaggaggccGAGGCTCAGGCTGCCATGGAGCAGGCGTCCGAAGGCAGTCTCACTCGCCCAAAGAAAGCTGTGCCCACTGGCTGCGGTGATGACGAGGATGAGGAAGAGAGTATTGTGGACACAGTCATGAAGTTCCTTCCAGGTTCTCTTGTAGACATGTTCAATAAGAAGTAA